Proteins co-encoded in one Colletes latitarsis isolate SP2378_abdomen chromosome 13, iyColLati1, whole genome shotgun sequence genomic window:
- the LOC143349441 gene encoding uncharacterized protein LOC143349441 isoform X3 translates to MLLLDLRVVSDSYKFFHNCNSDKMDYRQKQGTKNDDEDDEDLEALRLAALQSLRTKAAIHYKKQSPLQLQKVIPEVRQTSRPLYKSQQPQRRGYFPNQLQQRQNGNLYYQSPRNPNLIAIVPVDEHSLLQQTDLVCTVDKIGPCVESHSTEISKFHRFKDNGNGSDDEDNKSKKNTNTEMEMIEKDGGKTETPATIENQVETTEKLEKAEEEKEEDINDDDDDILLMADLEEEDSLERLMDEMEREMNVDKPSDRKEKRSNKKGNNDSIKKDEVSKNINEKYKTEDCNSRKDFYNAASTVALLKNERRSMSPYTNRISQKRRSLSPRSRSRKKSPRRSPRRSPIRQSKKFQREITRYRSPRKSPVRYSPRSRSPKLSPRSRSPQLSPRRSPNKSPMRRSPIKKSSPRGRSPRLSPHSRSPRPIRSPKNSLTKSPRLTRSHSPKFSPLRLSPPSKSPLRSRSSKLSPRRISPSRRSSPKSKSPGQSPRRGFSRLLSPKASPRRISSRSRSPKLSPHRSPWSSPRNSPRLSPRRRRSPRWSPKELFRKHGLRSVTPDDTGSPSLYVKESSPMLKGRVSPQTNRIKIKQKEDNFEKTTATNKESTDTINDPILEARRRKFQSTRPIDPINANKKIKLSKQENTNKKAESLESGDPQLGNTRKVNKLTENYVIQETGLCLDTQYKFEEFEETVENTSPIAITSSVNSCVDLEPQKVEKERSSKKNKKRDKELYQVGKLKNELPLSERIGKEKKCKKRKDVLSDGPSEDMDVILEDIAVDEESDLRTELSRRRAERLNRTAPIQSARLVQSAFKGVVNEVVKSNAKANQRHLMKADEKSANQKEVRRVTVLRRSIPELHDSEDESTSDSKVPVRFRLGLNKQVQDSRESKASRKASKRQGRKVKHKVSLTLTNIEHIL, encoded by the exons ATGCTATTGCTGGATCTTCGTGTTGTTAGTGATAGCTATAAGTTTTTCCACAATTGTAACTCGGATAAAATGGATTATCGTCAAAAG CAAGGCACAAAGAATGACGACGAGGATGATGAAGATTTAGAGGCATTGCGATTAGCAGCTCTTCAGTCTTTAAGAACAAAAGCCGCTATACATTACAAAAAGCAGTCCCCGCTACAATTACAGAAGGTAATACCAGAAGTAAGGCAAACGTCTCGACCGTTATATAAAAGTCAGCAACCACAAAGAAGAGGATATTTTCCTAATCAATTACAACAACGCCAGAATGGG aatTTATATTATCAGAGTCCACGTAATCCAAACTTGATCGCGATAGTTCCTGTAGATGAACATTCTCTACTTCAACAAACTGATTTAGTTTGTACCGTAGACAAAATTGGTCCATGCGTTGAATCACATTCAACAG aaatatcaAAGTTTCATCGTTTTAAAGACAATGGAAATGGTTCTGACGATGAAGataataaaagtaaaaaaaacacGAATACAGAAATGGAGATGATCGAGAAGGATGGTGGGAAAACCGAAACACCTGCAACAATTGAAAATCAAGTTGAAACGACAGAAAAATTGGAAAAAGCTGAGGAAGAGAAAGAAGAAGACATTAACGATGACGACGACGATATACTTCTTATGGCTGATCTCGAAGAGGAGGACAGTTTGGAGCGCTTAATGGATGAAATGGAAAGAGAGATGAACGTTGATAAGCCGTCTGATAGGAAGGAAAAAAGAAGTAATAAAAAGGGAAACAATGATTCGATAAAAAAAGATGAAGTAAGCAAgaatataaatgaaaaatacaaAACAGAAGACTGCAACAGTAGAAAAGATTTTTATAATGCAGCTTCGACGGTAGCGCTTTTAAAAAACGAAAGACGGTCCATGTCCCCGTACACCAATCGAATTTCGCAGAAACGTAGGTCGTTGTCACCCAGATCACGATCACGGAAAAAATCACCTAGAAGATCTCCTAGAAGATCACCAATTAGGCAGtcaaaaaaatttcaacgaGAAATAACGAGGTACAGATCGCCTCGAAAGTCTCCCGTACGATATTCTCCGCGTTCGCGATCACCCAAGCTTTCGCCACGATCTAGATCACCACAATTATCTCCGCGTAGATCTCCCAACAAGTCTCCAATGAGACGATCACCTATTAAAAAGTCATCTCCAAGAGGAAGATCGCCAAGACTTTCACCGCATTCCAGATCTCCTAGACCAATACGTTCACCTAAAAATTCGTTAACTAAATCGCCAAGATTAACACGATCCCACTCTCCGAAATTTTCACCGCTTAGATTATCTCCTCCATCTAAATCTCCTTTAAGATCAAGATCGTCTAAATTATCTCCAAGACGAATATCACCCTCCCGCAGATCATCGCCGAAATCGAAATCTCCCGGACAGTCTCCTCGAAGAGGGTTCTCACGTTTGTTGTCGCCAAAAGCATCTCCACGAAGGATTTCATCGCGGTCTAGATCACCGAAATTATCGCCGCACAGATCACCTTGGTCGTCTCCAAGAAATTCTCCTCGTCTTTCTCCTAGACGTAGAAGATCCCCAAGGTGGTCGCCCAAGGAATTATTTCGAAAGCATGGACTACGATCAGTTACTCCAGACGATACAGGAAGCCCATCGTTGTATGTCAAAGAATCATCTCCGATGCTTAAAGGTAGAGTATCTCCACAGACAAATCgtataaaaattaaacaaaaagaaGACAATTTTGAGAAAACTACTGCGACGAATAAAGAGTCTACCGACACGATTAATGATCCTATATTAGAAGCCAGGCGAAGAAAATTTCAGTCTACGAGGCCTATAGATCCTATAAATGCgaataagaaaataaaattaagtaaACAAGAAAATACAAATAAGAAGGCGGAGTCTCTGGAAAGCGGAGATCCCCAATTAGGGAATACACGAAAGGTTAACAAGCTTACAGAGAACTATGTTATACAAGAAACAGGTTTATGTTTAGATACTCAATATAAGTTTGAAGAATTTGAAGAAACTGTAGAAAATACTTCTCCCATTGCTATTACAAGTTCTGTTAATTCGTGTGTCGATTTAGAACCACAAAAAGTAGAGAAAGAGAGATCctcaaaaaagaataaaaagcgAGATAAGGAGTTGTATCAAGtagggaaattaaaaaatgaactTCCTCTCTCTGAACGCAttggaaaagaaaaaaagtGTAAAAAACGCAAAGATGTTCTTTCGGATGGACCGAGCGAAGATATGGATGTAATTCTCGAGGACATAGCAGTCGACGAAGAAAGTGACTTGAGAACCGAATTAAGTAGAAGACGAGCCGAGAGGTTAAATAGGACAGCTCCAATTCAGTCGGCAAGATTAGTGCAGTCTGCTTTTAAAGGCGTCGTCAacga AGTTGTGAAAAGTAATGCAAAAGCAAATCAAAGACATTTAATGAAAGCAGATGAAAAAT CTGCTAATCAAAAAGAAGTTCGGAGAGTTACTGTCCTTCGTCGTTCTATACCCGAGTTACATGATTCAGAAG atGAAAGTACTTCAGACTCCAAGGTGCCTGTGCGATTTAGATTGGGTCTTAACAAACAAGTGCAAGATAGTAGAGAGTCTAAAGCTTCGCGAAAAGCATCTAAACGGCAAGGTCGCAaggtaaaacataaagttagttTAACTCTAACAAATATTGAACATATTCTGTAA
- the LOC143349441 gene encoding uncharacterized protein LOC143349441 isoform X2, producing the protein MLLLDLRVVSDSYKFFHNCNSDKMDYRQKQQGTKNDDEDDEDLEALRLAALQSLRTKAAIHYKKQSPLQLQKVIPEVRQTSRPLYKSQQPQRRGYFPNQLQQRQNGNLYYQSPRNPNLIAIVPVDEHSLLQQTDLVCTVDKIGPCVESHSTEISKFHRFKDNGNGSDDEDNKSKKNTNTEMEMIEKDGGKTETPATIENQVETTEKLEKAEEEKEEDINDDDDDILLMADLEEEDSLERLMDEMEREMNVDKPSDRKEKRSNKKGNNDSIKKDEVSKNINEKYKTEDCNSRKDFYNAASTVALLKNERRSMSPYTNRISQKRRSLSPRSRSRKKSPRRSPRRSPIRQSKKFQREITRYRSPRKSPVRYSPRSRSPKLSPRSRSPQLSPRRSPNKSPMRRSPIKKSSPRGRSPRLSPHSRSPRPIRSPKNSLTKSPRLTRSHSPKFSPLRLSPPSKSPLRSRSSKLSPRRISPSRRSSPKSKSPGQSPRRGFSRLLSPKASPRRISSRSRSPKLSPHRSPWSSPRNSPRLSPRRRRSPRWSPKELFRKHGLRSVTPDDTGSPSLYVKESSPMLKGRVSPQTNRIKIKQKEDNFEKTTATNKESTDTINDPILEARRRKFQSTRPIDPINANKKIKLSKQENTNKKAESLESGDPQLGNTRKVNKLTENYVIQETGLCLDTQYKFEEFEETVENTSPIAITSSVNSCVDLEPQKVEKERSSKKNKKRDKELYQVGKLKNELPLSERIGKEKKCKKRKDVLSDGPSEDMDVILEDIAVDEESDLRTELSRRRAERLNRTAPIQSARLVQSAFKGVVNEVVKSNAKANQRHLMKADEKSANQKEVRRVTVLRRSIPELHDSEDESTSDSKVPVRFRLGLNKQVQDSRESKASRKASKRQGRKVKHKVSLTLTNIEHIL; encoded by the exons ATGCTATTGCTGGATCTTCGTGTTGTTAGTGATAGCTATAAGTTTTTCCACAATTGTAACTCGGATAAAATGGATTATCGTCAAAAG CAGCAAGGCACAAAGAATGACGACGAGGATGATGAAGATTTAGAGGCATTGCGATTAGCAGCTCTTCAGTCTTTAAGAACAAAAGCCGCTATACATTACAAAAAGCAGTCCCCGCTACAATTACAGAAGGTAATACCAGAAGTAAGGCAAACGTCTCGACCGTTATATAAAAGTCAGCAACCACAAAGAAGAGGATATTTTCCTAATCAATTACAACAACGCCAGAATGGG aatTTATATTATCAGAGTCCACGTAATCCAAACTTGATCGCGATAGTTCCTGTAGATGAACATTCTCTACTTCAACAAACTGATTTAGTTTGTACCGTAGACAAAATTGGTCCATGCGTTGAATCACATTCAACAG aaatatcaAAGTTTCATCGTTTTAAAGACAATGGAAATGGTTCTGACGATGAAGataataaaagtaaaaaaaacacGAATACAGAAATGGAGATGATCGAGAAGGATGGTGGGAAAACCGAAACACCTGCAACAATTGAAAATCAAGTTGAAACGACAGAAAAATTGGAAAAAGCTGAGGAAGAGAAAGAAGAAGACATTAACGATGACGACGACGATATACTTCTTATGGCTGATCTCGAAGAGGAGGACAGTTTGGAGCGCTTAATGGATGAAATGGAAAGAGAGATGAACGTTGATAAGCCGTCTGATAGGAAGGAAAAAAGAAGTAATAAAAAGGGAAACAATGATTCGATAAAAAAAGATGAAGTAAGCAAgaatataaatgaaaaatacaaAACAGAAGACTGCAACAGTAGAAAAGATTTTTATAATGCAGCTTCGACGGTAGCGCTTTTAAAAAACGAAAGACGGTCCATGTCCCCGTACACCAATCGAATTTCGCAGAAACGTAGGTCGTTGTCACCCAGATCACGATCACGGAAAAAATCACCTAGAAGATCTCCTAGAAGATCACCAATTAGGCAGtcaaaaaaatttcaacgaGAAATAACGAGGTACAGATCGCCTCGAAAGTCTCCCGTACGATATTCTCCGCGTTCGCGATCACCCAAGCTTTCGCCACGATCTAGATCACCACAATTATCTCCGCGTAGATCTCCCAACAAGTCTCCAATGAGACGATCACCTATTAAAAAGTCATCTCCAAGAGGAAGATCGCCAAGACTTTCACCGCATTCCAGATCTCCTAGACCAATACGTTCACCTAAAAATTCGTTAACTAAATCGCCAAGATTAACACGATCCCACTCTCCGAAATTTTCACCGCTTAGATTATCTCCTCCATCTAAATCTCCTTTAAGATCAAGATCGTCTAAATTATCTCCAAGACGAATATCACCCTCCCGCAGATCATCGCCGAAATCGAAATCTCCCGGACAGTCTCCTCGAAGAGGGTTCTCACGTTTGTTGTCGCCAAAAGCATCTCCACGAAGGATTTCATCGCGGTCTAGATCACCGAAATTATCGCCGCACAGATCACCTTGGTCGTCTCCAAGAAATTCTCCTCGTCTTTCTCCTAGACGTAGAAGATCCCCAAGGTGGTCGCCCAAGGAATTATTTCGAAAGCATGGACTACGATCAGTTACTCCAGACGATACAGGAAGCCCATCGTTGTATGTCAAAGAATCATCTCCGATGCTTAAAGGTAGAGTATCTCCACAGACAAATCgtataaaaattaaacaaaaagaaGACAATTTTGAGAAAACTACTGCGACGAATAAAGAGTCTACCGACACGATTAATGATCCTATATTAGAAGCCAGGCGAAGAAAATTTCAGTCTACGAGGCCTATAGATCCTATAAATGCgaataagaaaataaaattaagtaaACAAGAAAATACAAATAAGAAGGCGGAGTCTCTGGAAAGCGGAGATCCCCAATTAGGGAATACACGAAAGGTTAACAAGCTTACAGAGAACTATGTTATACAAGAAACAGGTTTATGTTTAGATACTCAATATAAGTTTGAAGAATTTGAAGAAACTGTAGAAAATACTTCTCCCATTGCTATTACAAGTTCTGTTAATTCGTGTGTCGATTTAGAACCACAAAAAGTAGAGAAAGAGAGATCctcaaaaaagaataaaaagcgAGATAAGGAGTTGTATCAAGtagggaaattaaaaaatgaactTCCTCTCTCTGAACGCAttggaaaagaaaaaaagtGTAAAAAACGCAAAGATGTTCTTTCGGATGGACCGAGCGAAGATATGGATGTAATTCTCGAGGACATAGCAGTCGACGAAGAAAGTGACTTGAGAACCGAATTAAGTAGAAGACGAGCCGAGAGGTTAAATAGGACAGCTCCAATTCAGTCGGCAAGATTAGTGCAGTCTGCTTTTAAAGGCGTCGTCAacga AGTTGTGAAAAGTAATGCAAAAGCAAATCAAAGACATTTAATGAAAGCAGATGAAAAAT CTGCTAATCAAAAAGAAGTTCGGAGAGTTACTGTCCTTCGTCGTTCTATACCCGAGTTACATGATTCAGAAG atGAAAGTACTTCAGACTCCAAGGTGCCTGTGCGATTTAGATTGGGTCTTAACAAACAAGTGCAAGATAGTAGAGAGTCTAAAGCTTCGCGAAAAGCATCTAAACGGCAAGGTCGCAaggtaaaacataaagttagttTAACTCTAACAAATATTGAACATATTCTGTAA
- the LOC143349441 gene encoding uncharacterized protein LOC143349441 isoform X1 — protein MLLLDLRVVSDSYKFFHNCNSDKMDYRQKQQQGTKNDDEDDEDLEALRLAALQSLRTKAAIHYKKQSPLQLQKVIPEVRQTSRPLYKSQQPQRRGYFPNQLQQRQNGNLYYQSPRNPNLIAIVPVDEHSLLQQTDLVCTVDKIGPCVESHSTEISKFHRFKDNGNGSDDEDNKSKKNTNTEMEMIEKDGGKTETPATIENQVETTEKLEKAEEEKEEDINDDDDDILLMADLEEEDSLERLMDEMEREMNVDKPSDRKEKRSNKKGNNDSIKKDEVSKNINEKYKTEDCNSRKDFYNAASTVALLKNERRSMSPYTNRISQKRRSLSPRSRSRKKSPRRSPRRSPIRQSKKFQREITRYRSPRKSPVRYSPRSRSPKLSPRSRSPQLSPRRSPNKSPMRRSPIKKSSPRGRSPRLSPHSRSPRPIRSPKNSLTKSPRLTRSHSPKFSPLRLSPPSKSPLRSRSSKLSPRRISPSRRSSPKSKSPGQSPRRGFSRLLSPKASPRRISSRSRSPKLSPHRSPWSSPRNSPRLSPRRRRSPRWSPKELFRKHGLRSVTPDDTGSPSLYVKESSPMLKGRVSPQTNRIKIKQKEDNFEKTTATNKESTDTINDPILEARRRKFQSTRPIDPINANKKIKLSKQENTNKKAESLESGDPQLGNTRKVNKLTENYVIQETGLCLDTQYKFEEFEETVENTSPIAITSSVNSCVDLEPQKVEKERSSKKNKKRDKELYQVGKLKNELPLSERIGKEKKCKKRKDVLSDGPSEDMDVILEDIAVDEESDLRTELSRRRAERLNRTAPIQSARLVQSAFKGVVNEVVKSNAKANQRHLMKADEKSANQKEVRRVTVLRRSIPELHDSEDESTSDSKVPVRFRLGLNKQVQDSRESKASRKASKRQGRKVKHKVSLTLTNIEHIL, from the exons ATGCTATTGCTGGATCTTCGTGTTGTTAGTGATAGCTATAAGTTTTTCCACAATTGTAACTCGGATAAAATGGATTATCGTCAAAAG cagCAGCAAGGCACAAAGAATGACGACGAGGATGATGAAGATTTAGAGGCATTGCGATTAGCAGCTCTTCAGTCTTTAAGAACAAAAGCCGCTATACATTACAAAAAGCAGTCCCCGCTACAATTACAGAAGGTAATACCAGAAGTAAGGCAAACGTCTCGACCGTTATATAAAAGTCAGCAACCACAAAGAAGAGGATATTTTCCTAATCAATTACAACAACGCCAGAATGGG aatTTATATTATCAGAGTCCACGTAATCCAAACTTGATCGCGATAGTTCCTGTAGATGAACATTCTCTACTTCAACAAACTGATTTAGTTTGTACCGTAGACAAAATTGGTCCATGCGTTGAATCACATTCAACAG aaatatcaAAGTTTCATCGTTTTAAAGACAATGGAAATGGTTCTGACGATGAAGataataaaagtaaaaaaaacacGAATACAGAAATGGAGATGATCGAGAAGGATGGTGGGAAAACCGAAACACCTGCAACAATTGAAAATCAAGTTGAAACGACAGAAAAATTGGAAAAAGCTGAGGAAGAGAAAGAAGAAGACATTAACGATGACGACGACGATATACTTCTTATGGCTGATCTCGAAGAGGAGGACAGTTTGGAGCGCTTAATGGATGAAATGGAAAGAGAGATGAACGTTGATAAGCCGTCTGATAGGAAGGAAAAAAGAAGTAATAAAAAGGGAAACAATGATTCGATAAAAAAAGATGAAGTAAGCAAgaatataaatgaaaaatacaaAACAGAAGACTGCAACAGTAGAAAAGATTTTTATAATGCAGCTTCGACGGTAGCGCTTTTAAAAAACGAAAGACGGTCCATGTCCCCGTACACCAATCGAATTTCGCAGAAACGTAGGTCGTTGTCACCCAGATCACGATCACGGAAAAAATCACCTAGAAGATCTCCTAGAAGATCACCAATTAGGCAGtcaaaaaaatttcaacgaGAAATAACGAGGTACAGATCGCCTCGAAAGTCTCCCGTACGATATTCTCCGCGTTCGCGATCACCCAAGCTTTCGCCACGATCTAGATCACCACAATTATCTCCGCGTAGATCTCCCAACAAGTCTCCAATGAGACGATCACCTATTAAAAAGTCATCTCCAAGAGGAAGATCGCCAAGACTTTCACCGCATTCCAGATCTCCTAGACCAATACGTTCACCTAAAAATTCGTTAACTAAATCGCCAAGATTAACACGATCCCACTCTCCGAAATTTTCACCGCTTAGATTATCTCCTCCATCTAAATCTCCTTTAAGATCAAGATCGTCTAAATTATCTCCAAGACGAATATCACCCTCCCGCAGATCATCGCCGAAATCGAAATCTCCCGGACAGTCTCCTCGAAGAGGGTTCTCACGTTTGTTGTCGCCAAAAGCATCTCCACGAAGGATTTCATCGCGGTCTAGATCACCGAAATTATCGCCGCACAGATCACCTTGGTCGTCTCCAAGAAATTCTCCTCGTCTTTCTCCTAGACGTAGAAGATCCCCAAGGTGGTCGCCCAAGGAATTATTTCGAAAGCATGGACTACGATCAGTTACTCCAGACGATACAGGAAGCCCATCGTTGTATGTCAAAGAATCATCTCCGATGCTTAAAGGTAGAGTATCTCCACAGACAAATCgtataaaaattaaacaaaaagaaGACAATTTTGAGAAAACTACTGCGACGAATAAAGAGTCTACCGACACGATTAATGATCCTATATTAGAAGCCAGGCGAAGAAAATTTCAGTCTACGAGGCCTATAGATCCTATAAATGCgaataagaaaataaaattaagtaaACAAGAAAATACAAATAAGAAGGCGGAGTCTCTGGAAAGCGGAGATCCCCAATTAGGGAATACACGAAAGGTTAACAAGCTTACAGAGAACTATGTTATACAAGAAACAGGTTTATGTTTAGATACTCAATATAAGTTTGAAGAATTTGAAGAAACTGTAGAAAATACTTCTCCCATTGCTATTACAAGTTCTGTTAATTCGTGTGTCGATTTAGAACCACAAAAAGTAGAGAAAGAGAGATCctcaaaaaagaataaaaagcgAGATAAGGAGTTGTATCAAGtagggaaattaaaaaatgaactTCCTCTCTCTGAACGCAttggaaaagaaaaaaagtGTAAAAAACGCAAAGATGTTCTTTCGGATGGACCGAGCGAAGATATGGATGTAATTCTCGAGGACATAGCAGTCGACGAAGAAAGTGACTTGAGAACCGAATTAAGTAGAAGACGAGCCGAGAGGTTAAATAGGACAGCTCCAATTCAGTCGGCAAGATTAGTGCAGTCTGCTTTTAAAGGCGTCGTCAacga AGTTGTGAAAAGTAATGCAAAAGCAAATCAAAGACATTTAATGAAAGCAGATGAAAAAT CTGCTAATCAAAAAGAAGTTCGGAGAGTTACTGTCCTTCGTCGTTCTATACCCGAGTTACATGATTCAGAAG atGAAAGTACTTCAGACTCCAAGGTGCCTGTGCGATTTAGATTGGGTCTTAACAAACAAGTGCAAGATAGTAGAGAGTCTAAAGCTTCGCGAAAAGCATCTAAACGGCAAGGTCGCAaggtaaaacataaagttagttTAACTCTAACAAATATTGAACATATTCTGTAA